One genomic region from Sciurus carolinensis chromosome 2, mSciCar1.2, whole genome shotgun sequence encodes:
- the Pcmtd2 gene encoding LOW QUALITY PROTEIN: protein-L-isoaspartate O-methyltransferase domain-containing protein 2 (The sequence of the model RefSeq protein was modified relative to this genomic sequence to represent the inferred CDS: inserted 3 bases in 3 codons; deleted 2 bases in 2 codons), with amino-acid sequence MGGAVSAGEDNDELIDNLKEAQYIRTELVEQXFRAIDRADYYLEEFKENAYKDLAWKHWNIHLXAPCIYSEVMEALDLQPGLSFLNLGSGTGYLSSMVGLILGPFGVNHGVELHSDVIEYAKQKLDFFIRTSDSFDKFDFCEPSFVTGNCLEISPDCSQYDRVYCGAGVQKEHEEYMKSLLKVGGILVMPLEEKLTKITRIGPSAWETXKILAVSFAPLVQPCHSESGKSRLVQLPPLAVRSLQDLARIAIRGTIKKVIHQEAASRSGRGLKNTPRCKRRRVRRRRMETIVFLDKEVFASRISNPSDDNSCEDLEEERREEEKTLPETKPDPPVNFLRQKVLSLPLPDPLKYYLLYYREK; translated from the exons ATGGGCGGTGCTGTGAGTGCTGGAGAGGACAACGATGAGCTGATCGATAATCTGAAGGAAGCGCAGTATATCCGGACGGAACTGGTAGAGC CTTTCCGAGCTATCGATCGTGCAGATTATTATCTTGAAGAGTTTAAAGAAAATGCCTACAAGGACTTGGCATGGAAACATTGGAACATTCACC TCGCTCCGTGCATCTACTCAGAGGTGATGGAGGCCCTGGATCTGCAGCCCGGGCTCTCGTTTCTGAACCTGGGTAGTGGCACTGGCTACCTCAGCTCCATGGTGGGCCTCAT tTTAGGTCCTTTTGGTGTGAACCATGGGGTGGAACTTCATTCAGACGTTATAGAGTATGCAAAGCAGAAACTGGACTTCTTCATCAGAACGAGTGATAGCTTCGACAA GTTCGACTTCTGCGAGCCCTCCTTTGTTACTGGCAATTGCCTGGAGATTTCCCCAGATTGTTCTCAGTACGATCGTGTGTACTGTGGGGCTGGCGTGCAGAAGGAGCATGAAGAGTACATGAAGAGTCTT CTCAAGGTTGGAGGAATTCTGGTCATGCCCCTGGAAGAGAAG TTGACCAAGATAACACGCATAGGCCCTTCTGCTTGGGAAA AAAAGATTCTGGCTGTTTCCTTCGCTCCTCTGGTCCAGCCCTGCCACTCGGAGTCAGGAAAGTCCAGACTT GTCCAGCTAC CGCCACTGGCTGTTCGCAGCCTGCAGGACTTGGCCCGCATCGCCATCCGGGGCACCATCAAGAAGGTCATTCATCAGGAAGCGGCTAGCAGAAGCGGAAGGGGACTGAAGAACACGCCTCGGTGTAAACGAAGGAGGGTCCGCCGCCGTAGAATGGAAACAATCGTATTTTTGGACAAAGAGGTCTTTGCCAGTCGTATTTCCAACCCCTCTGATGACAACAGTTGTGAAGACTTGGAAGAAGAGCGGCGGGAAGAAGAGAAGACCCTGCCGGAAACCAAGCCGGACCCCCCGGTGAACTTCCTACGCCAGAAAGTCCTGAGCCTCCCTCTGCCAGACCCCCTGAAATACTACCTGCTTtattacagagaaaaataa